A DNA window from Chitinibacter fontanus contains the following coding sequences:
- the tldD gene encoding metalloprotease TldD: MSTSLDHFAIAEQQLLTPFSLDDQAINTVFGQMLSHEIDYADLYFQYSRSEAWSLDEGIVKSGSFNIDQGVGVRAISGEKTAFAYSDDISLAALSQAAQATRAIGRQGGQGIAPFAKKQQGLQLYTPKDPLASLDEAAKVALLEKIEQIARSLDPRVVQVTASLASEYEVIYIARHDGHRAADVRPLCRLSINVIIEQNGQREQGSAGGGGRFDYAYFTDAVLLDYAKRAVDQAVLNLDARPAPAGEMTVVLGSGWPGILLHEAIGHGLEGDFNRKGSSAFAGKIGQRVAAKGVTVVDDGTIADRRGSLNIDDEGNPTQRTVLIEDGILQGYLQDSLNARLMGMPATGNGRRESYAHITMPRMTNTLMENGDKDPAEIIASIDRGLYAVNFGGGQVDITSGKFVFSAAEAWYVENGKMLYPVKGATLIGNGPDVLTRVSMIGNDMALDPGVGTCGKDGQSVPVGVGQPTLRIDGGLTVGGTAG, from the coding sequence ATGAGCACTTCACTGGATCATTTTGCAATCGCCGAGCAACAATTGCTCACGCCATTTTCACTCGATGATCAGGCGATCAACACCGTCTTTGGCCAGATGCTCAGCCATGAAATCGATTATGCCGATTTGTATTTCCAATACAGCCGCTCCGAGGCGTGGAGTCTGGACGAAGGCATTGTGAAGTCGGGCAGCTTTAATATCGATCAGGGCGTTGGCGTACGCGCGATCAGCGGCGAGAAAACCGCTTTTGCCTATTCGGATGATATTAGTCTTGCCGCCTTAAGTCAGGCCGCACAAGCGACTCGTGCGATTGGTCGGCAAGGTGGGCAGGGTATTGCTCCGTTTGCCAAGAAGCAGCAGGGTTTGCAGCTCTATACCCCTAAAGATCCATTGGCGAGCTTGGATGAGGCGGCCAAAGTGGCATTGCTGGAAAAAATCGAACAAATCGCCCGTAGTCTGGACCCGCGCGTGGTGCAGGTGACGGCGAGCCTCGCCAGCGAGTATGAAGTGATTTATATCGCCCGTCACGATGGCCATCGTGCTGCAGATGTGCGCCCGCTGTGCCGCCTGTCGATCAATGTCATCATCGAGCAAAACGGCCAACGCGAGCAGGGCAGCGCCGGTGGCGGCGGGCGTTTTGATTATGCTTATTTCACCGATGCCGTTTTGCTCGATTATGCCAAACGCGCAGTCGATCAGGCGGTGCTCAATCTCGATGCGCGCCCAGCGCCTGCCGGTGAAATGACCGTGGTGCTAGGCAGTGGTTGGCCAGGGATTTTGCTACATGAGGCGATTGGTCACGGCTTGGAAGGCGATTTTAATCGCAAGGGTAGCTCGGCATTTGCGGGCAAAATCGGCCAGCGCGTAGCCGCCAAAGGCGTTACCGTCGTTGACGATGGCACCATCGCCGATCGTCGTGGCTCGCTCAATATCGACGACGAAGGCAATCCGACGCAACGCACCGTGCTGATCGAAGACGGCATTTTGCAAGGCTATTTGCAAGACAGCCTGAACGCCCGCCTAATGGGGATGCCAGCTACAGGCAATGGTCGGCGCGAAAGCTACGCGCATATCACGATGCCGCGCATGACCAATACCTTGATGGAAAACGGCGATAAAGACCCCGCTGAAATCATCGCATCAATCGATCGAGGTCTCTATGCAGTGAACTTTGGCGGCGGACAGGTGGATATTACCAGCGGCAAATTTGTGTTTTCGGCTGCGGAAGCTTGGTACGTTGAAAACGGCAAAATGCTGTATCCAGTTAAAGGTGCGACGCTGATTGGCAATGGCCCAGACGTGCTGACGCGCGTGTCAATGATTGGCAATGATATGGCGCTTGATCCGGGCGTTGGTACTTGCGGTAAAGACGGCCAAAGTGTGCCGGTGGGCGTGGGGCAGCCGACTCTGCGCATCGACGGTGGCCTCACCGTTGGCGGAACTGCGGGTTAA
- a CDS encoding carbon-nitrogen hydrolase family protein, producing MQSLIACAVQMISGPDVSTNLARAAQLIAEAAASGAQLVVLPEYFAIMGHSDRDKLAHQEPFRRADTASDSTPLQTFLAEQARLHHIWLVGGTIPLVSGDPDKVMNSCLAFNPAGECVARYDKIHLFGFANGTECFAEADTISAGQQPVAFDTPFGRVGLAVCYDLRFPELFRSLDTVGEVDIWVLPAAFTATTGRAHWEVLLRARAIENQCFVVASGQGGVHPSGRATFGHSMLIDPWGVVLNVLPEGEGLARAELKATQLHRVRTILPALQHRVFK from the coding sequence ATGCAAAGTCTAATTGCTTGTGCAGTACAAATGATCTCGGGCCCAGATGTGTCCACCAATTTGGCGCGCGCGGCGCAATTGATTGCTGAAGCGGCCGCATCAGGCGCGCAATTGGTGGTCTTGCCCGAGTATTTTGCGATTATGGGCCATAGTGATCGCGATAAACTGGCACACCAAGAGCCATTTCGTCGCGCCGACACCGCATCCGATAGCACGCCATTGCAAACATTTTTGGCTGAGCAAGCTCGCTTGCACCATATCTGGCTAGTGGGCGGTACTATTCCGCTGGTGTCGGGCGATCCCGATAAAGTAATGAATAGCTGTCTGGCGTTTAACCCCGCGGGCGAGTGTGTCGCGCGCTATGACAAAATTCATCTATTCGGCTTTGCCAACGGCACCGAATGCTTTGCCGAGGCCGATACCATTAGCGCTGGGCAGCAACCGGTGGCGTTTGACACGCCATTTGGCCGTGTCGGCTTGGCGGTTTGCTATGATTTACGCTTTCCCGAGCTATTTCGCTCGCTGGATACAGTCGGCGAAGTTGATATTTGGGTGCTGCCCGCCGCGTTTACCGCCACCACCGGACGCGCGCATTGGGAAGTTTTGCTACGCGCGCGTGCGATTGAAAACCAGTGTTTTGTGGTGGCATCGGGTCAAGGTGGTGTGCATCCGAGCGGGCGGGCCACCTTTGGCCATAGTATGCTGATCGACCCATGGGGCGTGGTGCTCAATGTGTTGCCTGAGGGCGAAGGGCTGGCGCGGGCCGAACTCAAAGCCACGCAATTACACAGAGTCAGAACGATATTGCCTGCTCTGCAGCATCGTGTGTTTAAATAA
- a CDS encoding YhdP family protein: MSLDLLRQLKSLTARLTHWHLRWLKRLVLTCGLLLSLCALLWQFWLVPRLNDYKPWLEQMLSQRIGAPVRIAKLSGGWEGIRPQLALQRFQLLNAQQHAALEFSNMEGSLSWWHLLLGQLNFSHLHLQAPQLDIVRLKNRQWQIAGITLAGGQHSDGQLLNWLLEQGELTISRGILRLEDQRGEFPALSADNVQLNVQNWFSRHKLLLKFSPTQLAGSPVELSANLSGSDVNQLAQWSGWLKFELPRANLSHAAPWLSPLLPQLQVRSGIGALALKLELADGKLEGVASDLKLTQWRLKLANQPELDLPLFNGRIIWQDRDQLRTLQILAEQIDGAGQTLCRNCELEYLQTAQSQTLTARNWSLAGLNAYSVFFPASLSQYRHAQLGGTLEKFSVEWPGRWPLEPNAPLPAVRDLKVELETSQFALKNAPAWPEVAGIDIDLQFEPRGGRLKLLGQNAQFNYPAQFLEPMQFSRLQTQVDWQREGKGWALNIDGFKAVSDELDLAAEGRYSWPGQGMGQVDVSANINRLAANRVFAYLPRVLSDDVLIWLKTSLLAGEAQKGQLIWRGDVAQFPYTLGTPAAKAGQFMVKTQAANVTINYGDDWPVITKVDGQVLIDGMQLTVDAQRGDITGTAFDKVKVTIPNLEQQQHVLVDGRLKGKTADFLYFVQHSPVRQATHGFLNELKSEGSGELALQLDIPIEDIEQTRIKGQFAFTGNQLNFGATIPVLTQAKGAVSFTESSMKVLPSTAKALGGSVIIQGQTDAKGELLLSLKGQAELAQTLQYYAPPLSSWLQGSVPFQANLQVDEDSYALNLSSELQGGIVNLPAPLGKTAQQTRPFRLKVSREHALPRLDLSYGKALQAALLLSSEPAALRGKVLLANETSATVLSQLTLDGKGIQIGGQWSQLNLNDWLPMLSVAQPSGKSVAKTIPQIVIDQLGFDQVNVAGKVLSDVVVSGQLSDKGLQASLSSQQIAGDVQWQIANNRIHAQLQKLWLPLKNASTANNALDKKGKFLPRGPLAEPAKEELEDWLNWPALHLVANDFRFKSIELGTLTLQSKPQNRGIDFDELSLRNPDGQITFEGQWFKQDFSERTQAKVRVESPNLGKLLKRLGYPEAMKQAPLHFYGDGQWQGAPWSPEWNTLNGKMDLTIGAGQFTKLEPGVGRFISILSLQALPRRLKLDFSDVFSAGFEFDEISGSATIEQGVARTNNLKINGPAAKVRFSGDANFVAGTQHLRVRIVPSIGGAVALGVGVLNPLAGLATLAVQSVMDNPLGELVAYEFQIDGSMSDPQIKKIGVKPESPRLN; this comes from the coding sequence ATGTCCTTGGATTTATTGCGTCAGCTCAAGTCGCTGACCGCGCGTTTAACTCATTGGCATCTTCGGTGGCTCAAACGGCTGGTTTTGACCTGTGGCTTGTTGCTATCCCTTTGCGCACTGCTGTGGCAATTCTGGCTGGTGCCACGTTTAAATGATTACAAACCTTGGTTAGAGCAAATGTTGAGCCAGCGCATTGGCGCACCTGTGCGCATTGCCAAGCTCAGTGGCGGCTGGGAGGGCATTCGCCCTCAACTCGCTTTACAGCGCTTTCAGTTACTCAATGCTCAGCAACATGCCGCACTAGAGTTCTCCAACATGGAAGGGAGCTTGTCTTGGTGGCATTTATTGTTGGGGCAGCTTAACTTTAGCCATTTGCATTTACAGGCTCCGCAATTAGATATTGTTCGGCTTAAAAATCGGCAGTGGCAAATTGCTGGGATCACTCTGGCAGGTGGCCAGCACAGCGACGGACAGTTACTCAATTGGCTACTAGAGCAGGGCGAATTGACGATTTCACGTGGTATATTGCGGCTGGAAGATCAGCGGGGCGAGTTTCCTGCGCTTAGCGCAGATAATGTGCAGCTGAATGTGCAAAATTGGTTTTCCCGGCACAAGCTGTTGCTCAAATTTTCTCCCACTCAGCTTGCTGGGTCGCCCGTTGAACTCAGTGCAAATTTGAGTGGTAGCGATGTGAATCAGCTTGCTCAATGGAGTGGTTGGCTCAAGTTCGAGCTGCCTCGTGCCAATTTAAGCCATGCCGCGCCATGGCTATCACCATTGCTGCCACAGTTGCAAGTTCGTTCTGGCATTGGTGCGCTCGCACTCAAATTAGAATTGGCCGATGGCAAGCTAGAGGGGGTAGCTAGTGATCTAAAGCTAACGCAATGGCGGTTAAAGTTGGCAAATCAGCCAGAGCTAGATTTGCCACTCTTTAATGGGCGCATTATTTGGCAAGATCGCGATCAGCTGCGTACATTACAAATTTTGGCCGAGCAGATTGATGGTGCTGGTCAAACTCTGTGCCGTAATTGTGAATTGGAATATTTGCAAACGGCACAAAGCCAGACGCTCACGGCACGAAATTGGTCACTGGCTGGTCTTAATGCCTATAGTGTGTTTTTTCCTGCCAGTCTGAGCCAATATCGACATGCCCAATTGGGCGGTACTCTCGAAAAATTCAGTGTTGAATGGCCCGGGCGCTGGCCGCTTGAACCAAATGCGCCTTTACCTGCCGTGCGTGACTTAAAGGTTGAATTAGAAACCTCGCAATTCGCGCTGAAAAATGCGCCAGCTTGGCCCGAAGTGGCTGGCATTGATATTGATCTGCAGTTTGAGCCTCGTGGCGGCCGGCTAAAGCTGCTTGGACAAAATGCGCAATTTAACTACCCCGCACAATTTTTGGAGCCAATGCAGTTTTCCCGCTTGCAGACCCAAGTCGATTGGCAGCGTGAAGGTAAAGGTTGGGCGCTCAATATCGATGGCTTTAAGGCTGTGAGTGATGAGCTAGATCTTGCTGCGGAAGGTCGTTATAGCTGGCCTGGACAGGGAATGGGGCAGGTAGATGTTAGTGCCAATATTAATCGACTGGCGGCTAACCGTGTTTTTGCCTATTTGCCACGCGTCTTGTCCGACGATGTGCTGATCTGGTTAAAAACCTCGCTACTGGCTGGGGAGGCTCAAAAAGGTCAACTTATCTGGCGTGGCGATGTGGCGCAATTTCCCTATACCTTGGGTACGCCAGCGGCAAAGGCTGGGCAATTTATGGTGAAAACGCAAGCTGCGAATGTCACCATTAATTATGGTGATGATTGGCCGGTGATTACCAAGGTTGATGGTCAAGTGCTGATTGATGGTATGCAGCTGACCGTGGATGCACAGCGTGGTGATATTACAGGCACAGCGTTTGATAAGGTCAAAGTGACCATTCCTAATTTGGAACAGCAGCAGCATGTGCTGGTTGATGGCCGACTCAAAGGTAAAACGGCCGATTTTCTCTACTTCGTGCAGCATAGCCCTGTGCGACAGGCGACACATGGCTTTCTGAATGAACTGAAGTCTGAAGGTTCAGGTGAGCTGGCGCTACAGTTGGATATTCCGATTGAGGACATCGAACAAACCCGCATCAAAGGCCAATTTGCGTTCACCGGGAATCAGCTTAATTTTGGAGCCACTATTCCCGTATTAACTCAGGCCAAAGGTGCCGTGAGCTTTACTGAGTCGAGTATGAAAGTGCTGCCCTCTACCGCAAAGGCTTTGGGTGGAAGCGTCATCATTCAAGGGCAGACCGATGCCAAAGGCGAGCTGCTGCTGAGCCTAAAGGGGCAAGCCGAGTTGGCGCAGACTTTGCAGTACTACGCTCCCCCACTTAGCAGCTGGTTGCAGGGAAGCGTGCCATTTCAAGCTAATTTGCAGGTGGATGAAGATAGCTACGCATTAAACTTAAGTTCGGAATTACAAGGTGGCATAGTCAATTTGCCAGCCCCTTTAGGAAAAACTGCGCAGCAAACGCGCCCATTTCGACTCAAAGTCAGCCGTGAGCATGCCTTACCACGACTCGATTTAAGTTACGGCAAGGCCCTGCAAGCCGCTTTGTTACTCAGTAGTGAGCCAGCTGCGCTGCGCGGCAAAGTGCTATTAGCCAATGAAACGTCTGCTACGGTGTTAAGCCAGCTCACATTAGATGGCAAGGGGATACAAATTGGTGGGCAATGGTCGCAATTAAACCTGAATGATTGGCTACCAATGTTGAGTGTGGCACAACCAAGCGGAAAATCCGTGGCCAAAACTATCCCGCAAATCGTGATTGATCAGCTGGGATTCGATCAAGTTAATGTGGCTGGTAAAGTGCTTAGTGATGTGGTGGTATCGGGTCAATTGAGCGATAAAGGCCTACAAGCCAGCCTGAGTAGCCAACAAATTGCAGGTGATGTGCAGTGGCAGATTGCCAATAACCGCATCCATGCGCAATTGCAAAAACTGTGGCTACCGCTTAAAAATGCAAGTACCGCTAATAACGCGCTGGATAAAAAAGGCAAATTTCTGCCGCGCGGCCCCTTGGCAGAGCCTGCGAAGGAAGAGTTGGAAGATTGGCTAAATTGGCCAGCTTTGCATTTGGTCGCCAATGATTTCCGTTTTAAGTCGATTGAATTGGGCACCTTAACTCTACAAAGTAAGCCACAAAATCGTGGGATTGATTTTGATGAACTCAGCTTGCGTAACCCCGATGGGCAAATTACTTTTGAAGGCCAGTGGTTTAAGCAAGATTTCAGCGAGCGAACTCAGGCCAAGGTGCGGGTTGAGTCCCCTAATCTGGGTAAATTGCTAAAACGCTTGGGCTACCCAGAGGCGATGAAGCAAGCGCCGTTGCACTTTTATGGTGATGGTCAGTGGCAGGGCGCACCGTGGTCGCCGGAATGGAATACGCTCAACGGTAAAATGGATCTAACCATCGGGGCGGGGCAGTTTACTAAGCTTGAGCCTGGTGTCGGTCGCTTTATTTCAATTCTGAGCTTGCAGGCATTGCCACGTCGCTTAAAGCTTGACTTTAGCGATGTGTTTAGTGCTGGGTTTGAGTTTGATGAAATCTCTGGTTCTGCGACGATAGAGCAGGGCGTGGCACGAACGAATAATCTGAAAATTAATGGCCCGGCCGCCAAGGTGCGCTTTAGCGGTGACGCTAATTTTGTGGCGGGGACTCAGCATTTACGAGTACGAATTGTGCCAAGTATCGGTGGTGCGGTCGCTCTGGGGGTTGGCGTGCTCAATCCCTTGGCGGGCTTGGCTACGCTGGCGGTGCAATCGGTAATGGATAACCCATTAGGTGAACTCGTTGCTTATGAGTTTCAAATCGACGGTAGTATGAGTGATCCACAAATTAAGAAAATTGGCGTCAAACCTGAGTCCCCTCGCTTAAATTGA
- the glnE gene encoding bifunctional [glutamate--ammonia ligase]-adenylyl-L-tyrosine phosphorylase/[glutamate--ammonia-ligase] adenylyltransferase: protein MTDQLLEPQPLLVAAQAHSRYLQRLFLCHPQLAQLTVEQAQQPFTRQAMLEQLQANPATSDEALSLQLRQLRQAVMARLIVREINGLSDLTEAMHTISDLAEVAIERALAWVSQPDERFGQPIGEESGTVQELIVVGMGKLGGRELNVSSDIDLIFIYPEDGETNGRRKISNHEYFVNIGKRLIRLIGDTDANGFVFRVDMRLRPFGDSGPLVCSFAALENYLLTQGREWERYAWIKGRALTGDEASVKGLMDLITPFVYRKYLDYGAYQSMRELHSQIRREVERKDRLDNVKLGPGGIREIEFIGQVFQLIRGGRNKTLRSRASQQILAQLAEQGHLPDEVVTELQAAYVFLRDVEHRIMYLDDAQTQMLPGNSEDQQRLALSMGFANWDEFRAQLDAHRHLVSKHFEEVFLQPDQNTPQGNKAEEQIDAFSEGNTPYYTQLGYQQAAEIERRLSAMQDSSKYRQMPDRCRRRLDSILPNLISTTAQFDKPDATLMRLLDLLDAISRRESYLALLAEHPQTLKRLASLYSASPWVSEYLTRHPILLDELLDIRLLHQVPDWEKLGRLLRHEMQELADDVEARMDCLRHFQHSQIFRLVSQDLAELLPLEKLSDHLSDLADLILNVALEQAWQDLPNKHREHPSFAIIGYGKLGGKELGFASDLDIVYLYDDDHPSAADIYARLAKRIVNWLTSMTSAGQLYDIDLRLRPNGSSGLLVSTVEAFAEYQQKSAWVWEHQAITRARYCAGDRQVGAAFEQIRHQVLCSNRNVPDLQAEVLNMRNKMLETHPALASDVKHRRGGIVDIEFIVQFLILGYSAQIPALTANSGNIALLDVAAKHTLLSTDAAEQARTAYRELRRLQHRHRLNGTALDLAMIAPIEPQLAAVQTLWQQLFPA from the coding sequence ATGACAGATCAGCTTCTAGAACCTCAACCTCTCCTTGTTGCAGCGCAAGCGCATAGCCGTTATCTGCAAAGACTGTTTCTTTGCCACCCACAATTGGCGCAACTTACTGTGGAGCAAGCACAGCAGCCATTTACGCGGCAGGCCATGCTGGAACAGCTCCAGGCCAATCCTGCCACTAGCGATGAAGCACTAAGCCTGCAATTGCGACAACTACGGCAAGCAGTCATGGCCCGTCTGATCGTGCGCGAGATCAATGGTTTATCCGACCTGACCGAAGCCATGCACACCATTTCAGATCTAGCCGAGGTCGCGATTGAACGCGCATTGGCGTGGGTAAGCCAGCCTGATGAGCGCTTTGGTCAACCCATCGGCGAGGAAAGCGGCACGGTACAAGAACTAATTGTGGTGGGCATGGGCAAACTGGGCGGGCGTGAGCTCAATGTCTCGTCCGATATCGACCTGATCTTTATTTATCCCGAAGATGGCGAAACCAATGGTCGGCGCAAAATCAGCAACCATGAATATTTCGTCAACATCGGCAAACGGCTGATCCGCCTGATTGGCGACACCGATGCCAATGGCTTTGTATTTCGCGTTGACATGCGCTTGCGGCCTTTTGGCGATTCGGGCCCATTAGTCTGCAGCTTTGCCGCGTTAGAAAACTACCTGCTAACCCAAGGGCGTGAGTGGGAGCGCTATGCTTGGATCAAAGGCCGCGCGCTCACTGGCGACGAGGCTAGCGTGAAGGGCTTAATGGATCTGATCACACCGTTTGTGTATCGCAAATATCTGGATTACGGTGCTTATCAGTCGATGCGCGAGCTACACAGCCAGATTCGCCGTGAAGTCGAACGCAAAGATCGGCTCGACAATGTGAAATTGGGGCCAGGGGGTATTCGCGAGATCGAGTTTATTGGTCAAGTCTTCCAGCTAATACGGGGGGGGCGTAACAAAACCCTGCGTTCACGCGCCAGCCAGCAGATCTTGGCACAGCTGGCTGAGCAAGGTCATTTACCCGATGAGGTCGTTACTGAACTGCAAGCGGCGTATGTGTTCTTGCGCGATGTCGAGCACCGGATTATGTATCTGGATGATGCACAAACTCAGATGCTACCGGGCAACAGCGAAGACCAACAGCGACTAGCATTGAGTATGGGGTTTGCCAATTGGGATGAATTCCGTGCTCAACTCGATGCGCATCGCCACCTCGTAAGTAAACACTTTGAAGAAGTATTTCTGCAACCTGATCAAAATACCCCCCAGGGGAATAAAGCCGAAGAGCAGATTGATGCTTTTAGTGAAGGCAATACACCATATTACACTCAGCTAGGTTACCAGCAAGCAGCAGAAATTGAGCGTCGCCTTTCCGCGATGCAAGACAGCAGTAAATACCGGCAAATGCCTGATCGCTGCCGGCGCCGCTTAGATAGCATTTTGCCCAACCTAATTAGCACCACCGCGCAATTTGATAAGCCGGATGCCACCTTAATGCGGCTGCTGGATTTACTCGATGCCATTAGCCGTCGGGAGTCGTATCTGGCCTTACTAGCCGAGCATCCACAAACCCTGAAACGACTGGCCAGCCTATATAGCGCCAGCCCTTGGGTATCCGAATACCTAACCCGACATCCGATTTTGCTGGATGAATTATTAGATATTCGCTTATTACATCAAGTACCCGACTGGGAAAAATTGGGGCGATTATTGCGACACGAAATGCAGGAGCTGGCTGATGATGTTGAGGCACGGATGGATTGCCTACGCCATTTTCAGCATTCGCAGATATTCCGCTTGGTGTCGCAAGATTTAGCCGAGTTACTGCCGCTAGAAAAATTATCTGATCATTTATCCGACCTAGCCGACTTGATTTTGAATGTTGCGCTCGAGCAAGCTTGGCAAGATTTGCCCAATAAGCATCGTGAGCATCCGTCATTTGCCATCATCGGCTACGGTAAACTCGGCGGCAAAGAGTTGGGGTTCGCCTCGGATCTGGATATTGTTTATCTATATGATGATGACCACCCTAGTGCGGCCGACATCTATGCTCGGCTAGCCAAGCGTATTGTCAATTGGCTCACCTCAATGACTAGCGCCGGACAATTGTATGATATTGATTTGCGCTTACGACCGAATGGCTCGTCTGGTTTACTGGTTTCAACAGTAGAAGCCTTTGCAGAGTATCAACAGAAATCTGCCTGGGTTTGGGAGCACCAGGCCATTACCCGCGCCCGCTATTGTGCAGGGGATCGGCAAGTGGGGGCCGCCTTTGAACAGATCCGTCATCAAGTCCTATGCTCGAACCGGAATGTGCCCGATTTACAAGCCGAGGTGCTCAATATGCGCAATAAAATGCTGGAAACTCATCCGGCATTGGCCAGCGATGTAAAACATCGGCGCGGCGGTATTGTAGATATTGAATTCATTGTGCAGTTTTTAATTTTGGGCTATTCGGCCCAAATACCTGCACTCACAGCCAATAGCGGCAATATTGCGTTATTAGATGTCGCCGCCAAACATACACTCCTGAGTACCGACGCGGCTGAGCAAGCACGCACCGCTTATCGTGAACTACGGCGCTTGCAACACCGACACAGACTCAATGGTACCGCATTGGATTTGGCTATGATTGCCCCAATTGAGCCCCAATTGGCGGCCGTGCAAACCTTATGGCAACAGCTTTTTCCAGCCTGA